TGATCTTTTGATTTTTACTGCAGGTATTGGAGAAAATGCAGTAGATGTTAGAGCTAAAATACTATCCAATCTTGAAAATTTGGGAATAATAATTAATCAAGATAAGAACAAAAGTAGAGGAAAAGAAATAAAAATCAGTTCAGATTCTTCAGCTGTTGATGTATATATAATTCCTACAAATGAAGAATTAGTTATAGCAAGAGAAGCTAAAAAAATTATAGAAAATAACATAAAAAATTTAATTATTGATATTCTTAATGAAAACAATTAATATCACTAAGTAAAATCAATTTAGTTTAAAGAGATACTGGAAAGGTATAGAGTTGAAAAGGACTGACTGGGGGAGGCTAAGTGATGCTGTTAAATGATCTGATTAAAAAAGAAGATGCAGCAAAATATATAAAGGAAAATACAGATTTATTTAAACCAAACAGCAGAATTACTGCCTCTAACCTGCATTCTCAAAGTTTAAGTGTAAATAGTCTTGCTAATAATTTGATTTTACTTGAAGATAAAGAGAATCATAAAAAGGTTATTTTTAAACAGGTATTACCTTTTGTTAGGCAGGCTGCAGAAGATAATGTATATATACCACTGCCTAAAGAGAGGATATATTCGGAGTATTTTTCAATAAAGTTAATGGGGTTAATTTGTCCAGGATATGTACCTAAAATATATTATTTTGATCGAGAAAAAAATATTCTTTTAATTGAATATATTTATGGGTTTGAGATTTTAAGAAGTGCATTTATCAGGGGTAAAAAATTTGATCATCTGGGAAAACAACTAGGTGAATTTTTAGCAAAAAAAGATTTTTTCACTTCAAAATTATTTTTAGAAATAGAAGATTTTAATATATTATCTGATTTTTTTAATAAATCTAAAGGTATTGAAGTATGGGATAAGCTTCTTTTTAGGGGGTCACTGCTTGAAGCTTTAAATAAGGAGATAAATCCTCTTTTAAAAGAAAAAATTGAAGTATTTAGAAATAAAGAATTTGTTATAAAAGAAGTTGAAAAAATAAGATCAATATTTAAAAGCAAAAAGCAGTGTTTAGTTCATGCAGATTTACATACCTCAAATATTTTTGTATGTAAAGATAAAATTAAAATATTTGATAGTGAATATGCAATGTATGGGCCAGCATCTTATGATATGGCAAGATTATTATCAAATATAATATTAAATTACAGCTCAATAATTGGAATGGAGTATGACCCAAAGAAAAAAGATTACCAGGATTATTTATTAAATTTACTTGAAGAGATTTATAATAAATATAAAAACAAATATTCTGATTTGGTAAAAAAACATTCTGATTGTAATGATTTGTATTTAAATAATTATTTTAAAGAATATTTATCTGAAGTTATTTCCCTAACTGCCTGTACTATTATTATGAGAATTTATGAGGCTGGTTTATGTCTTGATTTTAAACAAATATCTAATTTAAAAACAAGAGCAGTTGGTCAGGGCTTTATTATTGAACTTGCTGAAGAACTTTTTGCTAAGAATAAAGACTTAAAAACTATTAAAGAATTCAAAAATTTTATTAGTAAATTAAGTTTAGAGTATCAGGTGCGAAGTATTGTTGATTTATTAGTTGAAACAACTGATAAGTTAACTCCAAAAAAAATAATAAGCTAAAAAAATATTCAGGTGATTTTTAAAGCTGAAGTTTAAATTCTTTAAAAATAGATATACAAGTAACTAAAAAAGGAGGAAAGAAATTGAAAATTAAGGAAAATGAATTAGATAAAATTGTAAATCAAGTAATAAGTTCACTAAATAATAAACAGAACTCTAATGATTTTAATACTAAAATTAATTATGGGATTTTTTCAACAATGGATGAAGCTATAGCTGAAGCAGTAAAAGCACAAGCATGTCTTCAGTTAAATTATTCTACTGAAGCAAGGGAAAAAATTATTAAATCTATCAGAAAAAACGTTTCAAAACACGTAGAAAAAATATCTGAAATGGCTGTGGAAGAAACAGATATGGGGCGTATTGAAGATAAGATAATTAAAAACAATTTAGCAATAAATAAGACTCCTGGTACAGAAGATTTAAGAACTGAAGCTTTTAGCGGAAAAAAAGGGTTAACAATTGTAGAAGAAGCTCCCTTTGGAGTAATCTGTTCTATTGCACCTGTTACAAATCCAACAGAAACTATTATTTCTAATGCTATATCAATGATTGCATCTTGTAATGGAGTTGTTTTTAATAGTCATCCAGGAGCTAAAAAAGTTTCTAAATATATTATTGAAGTATTAAATAAGGTAATTATGGAGGCGGGGGGACCAGAAAATTTACTGACTGCTGTTAATGAGCCAACTCTTCAAACAGTAGAAAGTTGTATGAGAGATGACAGAATTGCAATGATCGTTGCAACAGGTGGCCCTGGTGTAGTTAATGCTGCTCTTTCGTCAGGAAAAAAAGCCATTGGCGCTGGAGCTGGTAATCCGCCTGTTTTAGTTGATGACACAGTTGACTTAAAAAGGGTTGCAAAAGATATTATAAATGGGGCGAGTTTTGATAATAATCTGCCCTGCACCTCAGAAAAAGCTATTGTTGCTTTAGAAAGCATTGCTGATTCTTTATTAAATGAGATGACTAATCAAAATGCGCAGCTAGTACATGATATAAAAGCTTTAGAAAGAGTAATTTTAAATGATGATGGTTCAATTAATAAAGCTTTAGTTGGAAAAGATGCAGCTTTTATTTTAAATAAAGCCGGCTTGAAAGCAAAAAGCGAAGATCTACGTTTGGTAATTGTCGATGTAGATTTAAGGCATCCATTTGTTCAAAAAGAACAATTAATGCCAGTTATTCCTCTAGTTAGAGCTAAGAATTTTAATGAAGCAATGGAGATGGGAGTTGACATTGAAGAAGGGAATCGTCATACTGCAATTATTCATTCTAAAAATGTAGATAATCTAACAAAATTTGCAAAGAAAATTGAAACAACTATCTATGTAAAAAATGCGCCTTCATATGCTGGTATTGGAGCTGGTGGAGAGGGATATGCTACCTTTACTATTGCAGGACCTACTGGAGAAGGATTAACTTCTGCTAGAAGTTTTACTAGAAAAAGAAGATGTGTATTAGTGGATGGTTTTTCCATTATATAAGTCATTAGTTTTTAATTGAGAAGGTCACTAATATAAGTCGGATTACATTTTTGTAGAGTAGTATTTTAATTTTCAGTAGGGGGTGGATTAATGAGTTTATTTAATTTTGAATTTCAAATAAAAACAAAAATAATATTTGGTGAAAATAAAATAGAAAAATTAAATGATAGCTTAGAATCTTTTGGAGTAAAAAGAATTATGCTAGTTGTCGATAAAGGAATTATAGAAGCTGGATTAATTGATAAGGTTGAAAAAATACTTAAGAAATCTGACTTTGAGTATTTTATTTTTGATCAAGTAAAACCGGACCCAACTATTGAGATAGTCAATTCTGGGATTAAATTTCTTTTAGAAAATAAGGTAGATGCTTTAGTAGCAGTTGGCGGAGGTAGCCCTATTGATACAGCTAAAGCAATTAGAGCTTCGTTTTCAAATGTGGAATTAGCCGATAAAATAAGTGTTGATAAATTACCTTTAATTACAATCCCTACTACTTCTGGTTCCGGAAGTGAAGTTACTAAAGCAGTTGTAATAAAAGATGAAAATACTAAAAAGAAATTTGCTGTAGCTGATGAAAATCTAGCGCCAGATATTAGTATTGTTGACCCTATTATGACTAAAACATTACCACCACAATTAACTGCAATTGGTGGAATGGATGCACTAAGTCATTGTATCGAATCATATGTTTCTCATGCTGCAGTTTTGCCTTTTGAAATGATTGCAACCAAAGGGATTGAGATGGTAAAAAACTATCTTAGACCTGCTGTAGGAAATGGAAATAATATGGAAGCACGAGCAGGAATGTCACTTGCCAGCTTATTCGGAGGTATTTCATTAAGTAACTGTGGATTAGGACTGGTACATGCAATTTCTCATCCTTTAGGGGGTCAATTTAATATTCCTCATGGTTTAGCAAATACAATGATTTTGCCATATGTTATGGAGTTTAATATTATTGCCAATCCAGCTAAATTTGCTAATATTGCATATTTATTTGGGGTAAATATTGAAAATATGACTGAAATGGAAGCAGCCTGTAAAGGGATAGAAGAAATAAAAAAAATCAAAAAAGATATTGGTTTAGATTATAGTTTAAATGATTTTGGAGTAGATAAATTTGAGTATATAGCAGAATTAGCTCTAAAAGAAAAATTAATGTTAAAAAGTAATCCACGCTCTATAGAAAAAAAAGATATTATAAAAATATTGAGAAGAGCTTATTGATATTTTGATAAAGGATAGATAATATGAATAACTTAATTTCTGGAGGAGATAACATGTCCGAATCAAATAATAGAAAAGACAGAGTAATACAAGAATATGTTCCAGGAAAACAGGTGACTCTGGTTCATTTAATTGCCCATCCTTCAGCTGATATTTATAAAAAAATTGGTTTAAATGAACAACACGAAGCTCTAGGAATTTTAACTATTACTCCAAGTGAAGCGGCTATAATTGCTGCAGATTCTGCAAGTAAAAATGCAGATATAAAAATTGGGTTTATTGATCGTTTTAGTGGTTCTTTAGTAATAAGTGGAAAAGTATCAAGTGTTGAATCTGCTCTTAAAAATATTTTAAATTTATTAGAAAATGTTTTAGGCTTTGACATAACAGAAATCACGAGGTCATAAGGCATGAAAGATATAATTTTGATTGGTGGCACAAAAGCCGGTAAAACTACTTTATTAAGAGTATTGAAGGGAAAAAAATATCAAGAAATTGATATTAGAACCCAAAGTTTAGAGTTTGAAGAGCAAGTTATAGATACCCCGGGAGAATATATAGAAAACAGACAGTATTACACAGCTTTAATTTCAGCTGCTCAAGAAGCTAAAATAATTGCTTTAATAGCCGATGCTACTGCAGACCAGTTTTTTTTCCCACCTACATTTGCTTCAATATTTGCTAGACCTGTAATTGGGATTGTAACTAAAACTGATGCAGAAGAGGCTGATATCGAATACGCTAAAGATATCTTGGAAATGGCAGGAGCTGAAAAAATATTTTTAACTAGTTCTTTGACTGGAAAAGGAATTGATAAATTATCAAATTACATCTCAAATCAATAATTTGAAAGTGGATTAATGGTTTAGCAGTGAAAATTTTTAATATAGAGGTGATTAATAATGTTAGAATCAGAATTGAAAGCGCAAATTAAAAAAATAATTAAAGAAACTTTAGGAGAAGATATAAAATCAAGTACTAATAATGAAAAAACTGTAACATTAGAAGCATCAGGTAGACATGTTCATTTATGTCAGGATCATGTTGATCAGCTTTTTGGTAAAGGATATAGACTAACTCCAAAAAGGGAGTTATCTCAACCAGGTCAATTTCTTGCGGAAGAAAAAGTAAAATTAATTGGGAAAAAAGGAATAATTGAAAAGGCAGCAGTTTTAGGGCCGGCAAGATCACATTCTCAGGTAGAGCTTTCTAAAACAGATTCAATTCAGTTAGGAATTGATGCCCCATTAAGATTTTCAGGGGATATTAAAGATAGTGCTTCGGTTTTTATAGCTTCTGCTGAAAATGTAATTAAATTAGAAGAAGGAGTTATTATTGCAAAAAGACATATACATATGACTCCCGAAGATGCTGAAAAACTTGAAGTTAAAGATGGAGATATTGTTTCAATTGAAGCATTAACTGAGAGGCCAGTTGTTTTTAAAGATGTTCTTATTAGAGTTAATGAAGAATACAGCTTGAATATGCATATCGATTATGATGAAGCAAATGCATGTTTATTTTCTAAAGGAGACAAAGCAAGACTAATAAAATAATAATTCAAAAACTAGTATGTTCATTATTTTGTTTCTAAATAAATATTGTTATACCCCTCCCTTTTTATTAGACAGGTTAATTTAGAATCTGTTTTTTAGAAAGGGGTTTTTTTATCTGAGTATAAGATTTATTATATTACCAATAAAAAAGGAGATTAAATAATTATGTTGAAATTAAATGATAGAGGATAAATAAAAAATAATTATTTAAGAAAATAATATATAAAGGAATGTTTTATATTGAAATTTAAATTTATTCACAACATAGAAAATAAAATATATTTTATTCCATCAATTTATGCAATATCTGCTGCTGTAGTTTCAATGATTGTAATTTTTATTGAATATCAATATACTCAAACGTTAGTAAATGTTTTACCAGCATTTTTCTTCACATCATATGATTTATCAAAAACCATTTTATCTACAATCGCTGGTTCTTTGTTTGCTATGATAACAGTTTCATTTTCTACAATCATGGTTGTGCTTACTATGTATTCATCTCAATTTTCACCACGAACAATGCAGGATTTCCTTAAAAACAAAGTGACATTAAAAGTTTTAGGAGTTTTTCTTGCTGGTTTTATTTATTCAATATTAACCTTACTTTTTATTGATGATAGCCTGCAGGGAAGTGGAGAATCTATTATATTTTCTGCAATGATCGGTGTTATTGTAGCAATTGTATGTTTAGGTTATTTTGTTTATTTTATTCATCATGCAGCTAACTCTGTCCAGGTAAATCTTTTGATTGAAAGTTTAAAAGAAGAGGTCATTGAAATAGTAGATAAAATAGAGGAAAGAAATAACAGTAATGATCAGATTCGTAATGATCCACCTGATAATTTAAAAGAAATAACTGATCGCAAATTTTGTGAGATTCATCCTCAGCAGAGTGGTTATATTCAGGTTATTTACGATATTGAATTAACTAAAATGGCAGATCAATATGATATAATTATTCGAGCTGAAAAGATGATTGGTGATTATGTAACAGAAAATACAATTGTTTTTAAAATCTGGCAGCTAAATGAGGATGCAGAGAGTTTTAGTGAAGAAGAGCTGGAAGAAATAAAAAATAAAATCAGGGAAAGGCTGGTAATCAGCAACGAGAGAAGCAAAAAAAATGATATAGAGTTTGGACTTTTAAAATTAACAGAAGTGGCTTTAAGAGCAATTTCTCCTGGAATTAATGATCCTAATACTGCAATATTTTGCATTAATCAGTTGGGATGGGTTTTATCTAGGATTGCTGTTGCTAACTTAGAAAACACTTATTATTATAATGAAAAAGATGAACTCTGCTTTATTTTAGAGGACATTTCATTTTGGGACTTGCTTTATAAAACATTTTATCAGCTCAGTCACTATGGAAGTCAGGATGTTTCAGTTGCAGGTTCGATAATTGATGCGCTTGTGATTGTTGCTGAAGGAAGTCCTAAAGATGTCAAGGAAGAGGTCTGGAAATTTAGTCATTATATTTTAGGTGGTTTTGATAAAAATGTATTAGAGCAGGAAGATAAGAAGTTTTTAAATCATAAAATTTATCGACTCGCAAAAGAAACTGGCCATAAAGAACATCGAGAAAAGTACTTTCAGGTTGAAAATTTTAAAATAAATTAGTAATTTATGAACTTTTAATTCATTAAAAAAATGTTATAATTAGTATTAAATACTAAAATAATATAATTTAGAGGTGATCTAGATGGCAGAAAAAGAGTTTTATAGAGATAAAGCCAAAGATGTTCTAGAAGATTTAGGAACTTCAAAAAAAGGCTTAAGTGCTGCTGAAGCAAAAAAGAGGTTAGAAAAAGATGGTAAGAATGTTCTGCAGGCTAAGGCAGAAAAATCTTTAGTTAGAATTTTCTTTGAGCAATTTAAAGATGTTTTAGTTATTTTGCTCTTAGTAGCAGCAGTTATGTCTTTTGCAATTGGGAGTTACCGTGATGGAACAATTATGATGATTATTGCAGTGATTAACTCTTTAATTGGTTTTAGACAGGAATATAAAGCTGAAAAAATTATGGATTCTTTAAATAAATTGGTAAACTCTCCTTCCAAAGTTATTAGAGATGATCAAATTGGAGAAATCACTCAGGAAGAATTAGTTGTAGGAGATATTGTTAGTCTTGAAGAAGGAGATAAGATTCCAGCTGATTTAAGAATAATTGAAGCATTTAATTTAAGAACAAATGATGTTTCTCTGACAGGTGAATCAATGCCTCAGGAGAAGGAATCAAATCATATCGAAGAGGAAAGACCACTTGCTGATCGAGACAATATGGCCTATTTGGGAACAACAGTTGCCTCCGGTTCAGCCAAAGGGGTAGTTGTCAGGACTGGTATGGAAACTGAAATGGGTAAGATTGCTTCTATGACTCAGGAAGAAGATAAATCTAAATCTCCTCTGCAGTCTGAACTGCAGTCAGTAGCCAATAAAATTGCTTTTTTTGCTGTAATTATTGCTTTGGCTTTATTTGGAGTCAGTATCTATCAGGGTTATGGTTTAGATTTTGCTTTGATTTATGCATTGGGGATTGCAGTTGCTGTTGTGCCTCAGGCTTTGCCAATGCAGGTGACAGTTGCTCTTTCTCAGGGTGTTGATCGTCTAGCAGGTAAAAACGCAGTTGTAAAAAAATTATCATCTGCTGAAACTTTAGGTTCAACTAATGTAATTTGTACAGATAAAACTGGTACTTTAACTAAAAATGAAATGACAGTTAAAAAGGTGTATTTTGATGGTAAAGAATATGAGGTTACTGGTCTTGGTTATGAACCTGAAGGAAAACTTTTAGGTGAAGATGGAGAACCTTTGACTGAAGCAGAAATTGCTGAAATGGAAATTATATTTGATGCTGCTACTATGGCTTCTAATGCAGAAATTCATGAGCCAGATGATGAACATCCAGGCTGGTATGCAATTGGTGATCCAACTGAGGCAGCTTTAATTACTCTTTCCACAAAGTTAGGTACCCGTTCTCCAACAGAAGATGAGGAAAATCCCGAGTTACATGAATTTAGTTTTGATTCAGACCGTAAAAGAATGAGTTCAATCAGAGAATTTGAAGATGGAAATTATCTTAAGATGAAAGGTGCATTAGGCAGTGTGCTTTCAGTCTCCAAACATATTTTTAAAGATGGGGAAGTAGTTGAGATTACAGAAGAAGACAAAGAAAGATTAAATAAGTTAAATGAAAAATATTCTAAAGATGCAATGCGTGTTCTAGCTATTGCTTACCGAAAATTAGAAGATGATGAGACAGATTATGTTTTAGAAGAAATTGAGAAGGATGTTATTTTTCTTGGTCTGGTAGCAATGATTGATCCTCCTAAAGAAGGGGTAAGAGAGGCCATACAGGAATCACACGCGGCCCATATTGATACTTATATGATGACTGGTGATCATGCAATTACAGCACAGGCTGTTGGCAAAGAAATTAGTCTTTCAATTGATGATCAGGATGTACCTGTATTTACTAGTGAGGATTTAGAAGAGATGAGTGAAAAGGAACTGCGACAGTTGATGGAAAAGAATGAGTCACTTATTTTTTCCAGGGTTTCACCGGAAAATAAACTGCGAATTGTTAAGAATTTAAAAGAACAGCAGAAAATTGTGGCAGTAACCGGTGACGGAGTTAATGATGCTCCTGCCCTTAAGAGTGCTCATATTGGAGTAGCCATGGGACAGATGGGTACAGATGTTTCTAAAGAGGCATCAGAGCTGATATTACTTGATGATAGTTTTCCAACTCTGGTTTATGCTATCAAAGAAGGAAGAAATATTTATAATAACTTAAAGAAAACTGTTATTGCGTCTCTGACAACAAACGGAGCAGAACTGACAATT
Above is a window of Halanaerobium saccharolyticum subsp. saccharolyticum DSM 6643 DNA encoding:
- a CDS encoding phosphotransferase, which gives rise to MLLNDLIKKEDAAKYIKENTDLFKPNSRITASNLHSQSLSVNSLANNLILLEDKENHKKVIFKQVLPFVRQAAEDNVYIPLPKERIYSEYFSIKLMGLICPGYVPKIYYFDREKNILLIEYIYGFEILRSAFIRGKKFDHLGKQLGEFLAKKDFFTSKLFLEIEDFNILSDFFNKSKGIEVWDKLLFRGSLLEALNKEINPLLKEKIEVFRNKEFVIKEVEKIRSIFKSKKQCLVHADLHTSNIFVCKDKIKIFDSEYAMYGPASYDMARLLSNIILNYSSIIGMEYDPKKKDYQDYLLNLLEEIYNKYKNKYSDLVKKHSDCNDLYLNNYFKEYLSEVISLTACTIIMRIYEAGLCLDFKQISNLKTRAVGQGFIIELAEELFAKNKDLKTIKEFKNFISKLSLEYQVRSIVDLLVETTDKLTPKKIIS
- a CDS encoding aldehyde dehydrogenase family protein — protein: MKIKENELDKIVNQVISSLNNKQNSNDFNTKINYGIFSTMDEAIAEAVKAQACLQLNYSTEAREKIIKSIRKNVSKHVEKISEMAVEETDMGRIEDKIIKNNLAINKTPGTEDLRTEAFSGKKGLTIVEEAPFGVICSIAPVTNPTETIISNAISMIASCNGVVFNSHPGAKKVSKYIIEVLNKVIMEAGGPENLLTAVNEPTLQTVESCMRDDRIAMIVATGGPGVVNAALSSGKKAIGAGAGNPPVLVDDTVDLKRVAKDIINGASFDNNLPCTSEKAIVALESIADSLLNEMTNQNAQLVHDIKALERVILNDDGSINKALVGKDAAFILNKAGLKAKSEDLRLVIVDVDLRHPFVQKEQLMPVIPLVRAKNFNEAMEMGVDIEEGNRHTAIIHSKNVDNLTKFAKKIETTIYVKNAPSYAGIGAGGEGYATFTIAGPTGEGLTSARSFTRKRRCVLVDGFSII
- a CDS encoding iron-containing alcohol dehydrogenase, encoding MSLFNFEFQIKTKIIFGENKIEKLNDSLESFGVKRIMLVVDKGIIEAGLIDKVEKILKKSDFEYFIFDQVKPDPTIEIVNSGIKFLLENKVDALVAVGGGSPIDTAKAIRASFSNVELADKISVDKLPLITIPTTSGSGSEVTKAVVIKDENTKKKFAVADENLAPDISIVDPIMTKTLPPQLTAIGGMDALSHCIESYVSHAAVLPFEMIATKGIEMVKNYLRPAVGNGNNMEARAGMSLASLFGGISLSNCGLGLVHAISHPLGGQFNIPHGLANTMILPYVMEFNIIANPAKFANIAYLFGVNIENMTEMEAACKGIEEIKKIKKDIGLDYSLNDFGVDKFEYIAELALKEKLMLKSNPRSIEKKDIIKILRRAY
- the eutS gene encoding ethanolamine utilization microcompartment protein EutS, coding for MSESNNRKDRVIQEYVPGKQVTLVHLIAHPSADIYKKIGLNEQHEALGILTITPSEAAIIAADSASKNADIKIGFIDRFSGSLVISGKVSSVESALKNILNLLENVLGFDITEITRS
- a CDS encoding EutP/PduV family microcompartment system protein, whose protein sequence is MKDIILIGGTKAGKTTLLRVLKGKKYQEIDIRTQSLEFEEQVIDTPGEYIENRQYYTALISAAQEAKIIALIADATADQFFFPPTFASIFARPVIGIVTKTDAEEADIEYAKDILEMAGAEKIFLTSSLTGKGIDKLSNYISNQ
- the pduL gene encoding phosphate propanoyltransferase produces the protein MLESELKAQIKKIIKETLGEDIKSSTNNEKTVTLEASGRHVHLCQDHVDQLFGKGYRLTPKRELSQPGQFLAEEKVKLIGKKGIIEKAAVLGPARSHSQVELSKTDSIQLGIDAPLRFSGDIKDSASVFIASAENVIKLEEGVIIAKRHIHMTPEDAEKLEVKDGDIVSIEALTERPVVFKDVLIRVNEEYSLNMHIDYDEANACLFSKGDKARLIK
- a CDS encoding DUF2254 domain-containing protein, with protein sequence MKFKFIHNIENKIYFIPSIYAISAAVVSMIVIFIEYQYTQTLVNVLPAFFFTSYDLSKTILSTIAGSLFAMITVSFSTIMVVLTMYSSQFSPRTMQDFLKNKVTLKVLGVFLAGFIYSILTLLFIDDSLQGSGESIIFSAMIGVIVAIVCLGYFVYFIHHAANSVQVNLLIESLKEEVIEIVDKIEERNNSNDQIRNDPPDNLKEITDRKFCEIHPQQSGYIQVIYDIELTKMADQYDIIIRAEKMIGDYVTENTIVFKIWQLNEDAESFSEEELEEIKNKIRERLVISNERSKKNDIEFGLLKLTEVALRAISPGINDPNTAIFCINQLGWVLSRIAVANLENTYYYNEKDELCFILEDISFWDLLYKTFYQLSHYGSQDVSVAGSIIDALVIVAEGSPKDVKEEVWKFSHYILGGFDKNVLEQEDKKFLNHKIYRLAKETGHKEHREKYFQVENFKIN
- a CDS encoding cation-translocating P-type ATPase, with the protein product MAEKEFYRDKAKDVLEDLGTSKKGLSAAEAKKRLEKDGKNVLQAKAEKSLVRIFFEQFKDVLVILLLVAAVMSFAIGSYRDGTIMMIIAVINSLIGFRQEYKAEKIMDSLNKLVNSPSKVIRDDQIGEITQEELVVGDIVSLEEGDKIPADLRIIEAFNLRTNDVSLTGESMPQEKESNHIEEERPLADRDNMAYLGTTVASGSAKGVVVRTGMETEMGKIASMTQEEDKSKSPLQSELQSVANKIAFFAVIIALALFGVSIYQGYGLDFALIYALGIAVAVVPQALPMQVTVALSQGVDRLAGKNAVVKKLSSAETLGSTNVICTDKTGTLTKNEMTVKKVYFDGKEYEVTGLGYEPEGKLLGEDGEPLTEAEIAEMEIIFDAATMASNAEIHEPDDEHPGWYAIGDPTEAALITLSTKLGTRSPTEDEENPELHEFSFDSDRKRMSSIREFEDGNYLKMKGALGSVLSVSKHIFKDGEVVEITEEDKERLNKLNEKYSKDAMRVLAIAYRKLEDDETDYVLEEIEKDVIFLGLVAMIDPPKEGVREAIQESHAAHIDTYMMTGDHAITAQAVGKEISLSIDDQDVPVFTSEDLEEMSEKELRQLMEKNESLIFSRVSPENKLRIVKNLKEQQKIVAVTGDGVNDAPALKSAHIGVAMGQMGTDVSKEASELILLDDSFPTLVYAIKEGRNIYNNLKKTVIASLTTNGAELTIVLLGLLAAAILGTPIPIMAIQILSIDLIAEILPLTALTFDPASEHLMKSPPRSQDEHIVNKQSFSEIMFLALLMGGLAFTNFYLFINAQSEVVREGTKLYARGTTISFLTIAFSQWVNIMSRRYEFESIFNKNFFSNTKMIYSILISIAMVLLVIYSPINSFLGFAGVTIADWGRVVLAGAIFLLGHEGIKFFKRKNEAV